From the Halichoerus grypus chromosome 3, mHalGry1.hap1.1, whole genome shotgun sequence genome, one window contains:
- the SOWAHB gene encoding ankyrin repeat domain-containing protein SOWAHB — translation MARELSQEALLDFLCQAGGRVTNAALLSHFKSFLRDPDAPPSQHQRRRELFKGFVNSVAAVRQDPDGTKYVVLKRRYRDLLGEEGLQRPRDPPAAAAPAGGAASCAPQGARGEEPPLPRRRRRREKEPEEEPAGAAAPAAHSGCSGLAARRTREAARGGGGRRGGSGPGAGARCAAAETQGRCCWECLQNSLEGLPGEQGLGAVPGPATAGEKPARAPPAQDDRGALRRQPEGAPAEHAPVPAAPCSPPTTVEAAGSRASPPALLSRPVSPADPPELLTPDSLHYPTLQQQQQRTWELVARHPQIPKARDQGPIRAWSVLPDSFLQLPSELSFWVREPNSEPPDPILPSHSVLSVVPESCPENPPLAVFRSIRCQLSLQDLEDFVDQESHGSEESSSGPKESPGGSEEGLQVALGTPDWRKLRNPAGGLSPKEGSPSKSLQGLRNRGDGHTSQLVSTEANGLADHPQESLPWPAPRLRRSLRRSSQAGRTKLSSSDEEYLEQDLLKRTRRPPRSRKPSKAGTASSPRVDAALIPKPTDIKASVAERGRPHTSWARAGEESAALVPHRPSEHKSSVVPLDAREHEWIVKLASGSWIQVLTLFWEDPQLALHKDFLTGYTALHWIAKHGDLRALQDFVSSTQKAGIALDVNVKSSCGYTPLHLAAIHGHQGVIKLLVQRLASRVNVRDSSGKKPWQYLTSNTSGEIWQLLEAPRGRPIFPVYPLVRSSSPTRKAKSREISRNITRKTSFAALLKNQHSKWKLANQYEKFPNPREREEYSD, via the coding sequence ATGGCCCGAGAGTTAAGCCAGGAGGCACTACTGGATTTTCTGTGCCAGGCCGGGGGAAGAGTGACCAACGCCGCCTTGCTGAGCCACTTCAAGAGCTTTCTCCGAGACCCCGACGCGCCCCCCAGCCAGCACCAGCGCCGCCGCGAGCTCTTCAAGGGCTTCGTCAACTCGGTCGCCGCAGTGCGCCAGGACCCCGACGGCACCAAGTATGTGGTGCTCAAGAGGAGGTACAGGGAccttttgggggaggaggggctgcagcGACCCCGAGACCCGCCCGCGGCCGCGGCCCCTGCAGGGGGAGCTGCGTCCTGCGCCCCGCAAGGCGCGCGCGGGGAAGAGCCGCCGCTGcccaggcggcggcggcggcgcgagAAGGAGCCAGAGGAGGAGCCAGCAGGTGCCGCAGCCCCGGCCGCCCACTCAGGTTGCAGTGGACTCGCAGCCCGCCGCACCCGGGAGGCAGCCCGGGGAGGCGGCGGGCGGAGGGGCGGCTCTGGCCCCGGGGCGGGAGCGAGGTGCGCCGCTGCGGAGACACAGGGCCGCTGCTGCTGGGAATGCCTCCAGAACAGCCTGGAGGGACTGCCGGGGGAGCAGGGGCTCGGTGCAGTCCCGGGCCCCGCCACCGCCGGGGAGAAGCCGGCGCGTGCCCCGCCGGCCCAGGATGACCGCGGGGCTCTCAGGCGGCAGCCGGAAGGCGCGCCCGCAGAGCACGCACCGGTGCCCGCGGCGCCCTGCTCGCCTCCTACAACTGTCGAGGCTGCCGGGAGCCGGGCTTCGCCGCCTGCTCTCCTGTCCCGCCCTGTTTCCCCCGCAGACCCGCCAGAGCTGTTGACCCCGGACTCTCTGCATTATCCCACcctgcagcagcagcaacagcgcACTTGGGAATTGGTGGCCAGACATCCCCAGATTCCCAAGGCCCGGGACCAAGGCCCCATCCGAGCCTGGTCGGTCCTGCCGGACAGCTTCCTCCAGCTACCCTCGGAGCTGAGCTTCTGGGTCCGGGAACCTAACTCAGAGCCTCCAGACCCCATTCTTCCCTCTCATTCTGTCCTTTCTGTTGTTCCGGAATCCTGTCCCGAGAACCCTCCACTGGCAGTCTTTCGTAGCATTCGTTGTCAGCTGTCCCTGCAAGATCTGGAAGACTTTGTGGACCAAGAGAGCCACGGCAGTGAGGAGAGCAGCAGTGGGCCCAAAGAGTCTCCTGGGGGTTCTGAAGAGGGGCTGCAGGTTGCTCTGGGAACTCCAGATTGGAGAAAGCTCAGGAATCCAGCTGGAGGTCTTTCTCCAAAGGAGGGCAGCCCCAGCAAGAGCCTTCAGGGCCTCAGGAACAGAGGGGATGGTCACACCTCTCAGCTGGTCTCGACAGAGGCTAATGGCCTTGCAGACCACCCCCAGGAGTCTTTGCCCTGGCCAGCTCCCAGGTTAAGGAGATCCCTCAGGAGGAGCTCTCAGGCAGGGCGAACCAAATTGTCTTCTTCTGATGAGGAGTATCTTGAGCAGGACTTGCTGAAAAGGACTCGGCGCCCACCGCGGTCCAGGAAACCTTCCAAGGCAGGAACAGCATCCAGCCCAAGAGTGGATGCTGCTTTGATACCCAAACCTACAGACATTAAGGCTTCTGTTGCTGAGCGGGGTCGGCCACACACCTCCTGGGCCCGGGCTGGGGAGGAGTCTGCAGCCTTGGTCCCACACAGACCTTCTGAGCACAAGTCATCTGTGGTCCCCCTGGATGCCAGGGAGCACGAATGGATTGTGAAGCTTGCCAGTGGCTCTTGGATTCAGGTGTTGACTTTGTTTTGGGAGGACCCCCAGCTGGCTCTGCACAAAGACTTCTTGACTGGGTACACTGCCTTGCACTGGATAGCCAAACATGGTGACCTCAGGGCCCTTCAGGACTTTGTCTCCAGCACACAGAAAGCAGGGATTGCTCTTGATGTCAATGTGAAGTCCAGTTGTGGATATACCCCTCTGCACCTTGCAGCCATTCATGGCCACCAGGGGGTCATCAAATTGCTAGTGCAAAGGTTGGCTTCTCGGGTGAATGTCCGGGACAGCAGTGGGAAGAAGCCATGGCAGTATCTGACCAGTAATACCTCTGGGGAGATATGGCAGCTACTGGAAGCCCCTCGGGGCAGGCCCATTTTTCCTGTCTATCCTTTAGTCCGAAGCTCTTCCCCCACCAGGAAGGCCAAGAGCCGGGAAATATCAAGAAATATCACCCGCAAGACTTCCTTTGCTGCACTCCTCAAAAATCAGCACAGCAAATGGAAATTGGCCAACCAGTATGAGAAATTCCCCAAtccaagggaaagagaagagtacAGTGACTGA